The genomic segment AACGCGCCGCTTTCCTCCCGCAAGGACGCGCGGGACGCGGTCGTCGCCGCCCGCAAGGCGTTCCCCGGCTGGTCCGGCGCCACGGCCTACAACCGGGGCCAGATCCTCTACCGCGTCGCCGAGATGCTGGAGGGCCGGCGCGAGCAGTTCACCGCCGAAGTGGCCGCCGCGGAGGGCCTGTCGAAGGCGAAGGCGGCGGCGCGGGTGGACGCGGCGGTCGACCGCTGGGTCTGGTACGCGGGCTGGTCCGACAAGGTCGCCCAGATCGCCGGCGCGGCCAACCCGGTCGCCGGCCCGTACTTCAACCTCTCCACGCCGGGGCCGACCGGTGTCGTGGCGGTCCTCGCACCGGACACCTCGTCCTTCCTCGGGCTGGTGTCGGTGATCGCCCCGGTGATCGTCACCGGCAACACGGCCGTGGTCGTGGCGTCCGAGCGGGCCCCGCTCCCGGCGCTCTCCCTGGGCGAGGTGCTGGCCACCTCCGATCTGCCGGGCGGGGTCGTCAACATCCTCTCCGGCCGCACCGCGGAGATCGCCGCGCCGCTCGCCGCCCACCAGGACGTCAACGCGATCGACCTGGCCGGGGCGGACGCCGCCCTGGCGAAGGAGCTGGAGACAGCCGCGGCCGACAACCTCAAGCGGGTGCTCCGCCCGCAGGCCGGGACGGACTGGGCCGCCGACCCGGGCACGGAGCGGCTGCTGGCCTTCCTGGAGACGAAGACGGTCTGGCACCCGATGGGCGTCTGACCCGGGACGGTCCGGGACCCGCGCCCCGGCACCCGCGTGCCCCGCGCCTTCCGGCGGGCCCCGGCCGAACCGCTGTCCCGGTTCCGCCGGGGCCCGCCGCGCGAGGGCCGCCGTACCACGCGGGCGTCCGCCCCGAGCCGGCCGCCGTACCGAACGGGCACGCCCCGCCGCCGTTCCGCTTTCCGGCTCCCACCGGACACGCCAAGTGACCCCCGGGCGACGGAAAGTCCGCGGTCCCGTCCCCCTGCCGCGCACGCCGTGCCATGCGCGAGAATGGCGTTCCGTGAACCGCCAACCGCACCCCCGCGCCCATGTCGTCCTCCTGACGGGCCCCTCCGGTTCCGGCAAGTCCTCCCTCGCCGCCCGCACCGGCCTGCCCGTGTTGAATCTCGACGACTTCTACCGCGAGACCGGTGACCCCGCCCTGCCCGGGCTCCCGGACGGCAGCGGCACGGACTGGGACTCCCCGCTCTCCTGGGACGCGGACGCGGCGGTCGCCGCGGTGGGGGCGCTGTGCCGGACCGGCCGGGCGGCCGTCCCGGTGTACGACATCGCGACGAGCTCGCGGACCGGCGAGGTCACGCTCGGCCTCGGTGACGCGCCCCTGTTCGTGGCGGAGGGCATCTTCGCCGCCGACATCATCGAACGCTGCCGCGCGGAAGGGCTGCTGGCGGACGCCCTGTGCCTGCGCGGCCGGCCGTCCACCACCTTCCGGCGGCGGCTGCTGCGCGATCTGCGGGAGGGCCGCAAGTCCGTCACCGTCCTGCTGCGGCGCGGCTGGCGGCTGATGCGGTCCGAACGCGGCATCGTGGCCCGCCAGTCGGCGCTCGGCGCCCACCCCTGCGGCCGGGACGAGGCGCTCGCCCGGATCGGGGCGGCCGCGGCGCGCCACCGCCCGGCGGCCGGGCGGACCTCCGCCGCCGCTACCGCTACCGGGGCCGCGTCCGTTCCCGCCCCGCGCCCGGCCCCGGCCCGTTCCGCGAGCCCGGCGAGCCCCGGGAGATGAGGGCGGGGTGAGGGCAGGACCGGGAACGGCCCGGTCCTCCCCCGGGCATGACGAAGCGGGACCGAACAGACCCCCCGGCCGCTCGGTCCCGCCTCTTCCACCACTCCCCCGAGCGGTGGCCCCCGTTGCCCTGCCCGTCCCCCGAGGGGCAGGCCCCCGTTGTTCCCCCGTATCCCCGCTCCCCCGTGCCCCCGGGCGGCTCCCCGCCGCCCCGGGTCTCAGGCGACCAGTTCGCCGAAGGACTCCTCCCGGTCCCGGCCGAAGCTGAGCGCCTCGTCGTCGCGCAGCCGGCGCAGCGAGCGCCAGATGCTGCTCTTGACCGTGCCGACGCTGATGCCGAGGATGTCCGCGATCTCCGGGTCGGTGCGGCCCTCGTAGTAGCGCAGCACGAGCATGGTGCGCTGGAGTTCGGGCAGCCGGGCCAGCGCCTGCCACAGCACGGCGCGCAGTTCGGTGCCGCGCATCGCGTCGTGGTCGCCCGCCGTCTCCGGCAGCTCCTCGGTCGGGTACTCGTTGAGCTTGCGCCGGCGCCAGGCGCTGATGTGCAGATTGGTCATGGTGCGCCGCAGATACCCGCCGACGGCGGCCTTGTCGCTGATCCGCTCCCAGGCGCGGTAGGTGGAGAACAGCGCGCTCTGCAGCAGGTCCTCCGCCTCGTACCGGTCACCGGTCAGGTGGTAGGCCGTCGCGTACAGGGAGGCGCGGCGCTCCCGGACGTAGGCGGTGAACTCCGCCTCCGGCAGGGTGCTGCGTTCCCCCCTCGCCTCCCCGTACGCGGCGCTCCCGCGGGAGGAGCCGCCCCCCTTGCCGGCCGTCACCGCGTCGACCACCGGCAGATACGTGCGCTGCCGGCTCTGACGCCCGGCGCCGCGAGCGCACCCCCGCCCGCTCACGGCACCGGACTTCTCCGCCCCGGACTCCGCCCGGTCGCGTCCGAAGGCCCGGCCGGCGGCGTGCAGGCGCGTGACAACTGCGCTGGTGGATCCGGTGTGCAGTGTGTTCATCCCGCGCCCCCCGTCGGTGGAGCCTGCTGACGTCCGTTGGCTGTCCGGGCCGTTCTCCCCCGCCCGGTGCACACCAGATTGCAGGCCCAGTTTCATCGCCCTGTCCGTCGCCTGTCACAGCCGTGTCACAGGGGCTCCCGGGGCAGTAACCAAAGCCCGGATCCTTCGCCCCTCGAACTATCGGCCCTCCGTGGGACAGAATGACCAACGTGCCATACCTGTTGCTGATCGAGGACGATGACGCCATCCGTACGGCCCTCGAACTCTCCCTGTCGCGCCAGGGTCACCGTGTGGTGGCCGCGGCGACGGGCGAGGACGGCCTGAAACTGCTGCGCGAGCAGCGGCCGGATCTGATTGTGCTGGACGTGATGCTGCCGGGGATCGACGGCTTCGAGGTCTGCCGCCGCATCCGCCGCACCGACCAGCTCCCGATCATCCTGCTGACCGCGCGCAGTGATGACATCGACGTGGTGGTGGGGCTGGAGTCCGGGGCGGACGACTACGTCGTCAAGCCCATCCAGCCGCGCGTCCTCGACGCCCGGATCCGTGCCGTGCTGCGGCGCGGGGAGCGGGAGAACAACGACGCGGCGACCTTCGGCAGCCTGGTCATCGACCGCTCGGCGATGACGGTCACCAAGAACGGCGAGGATCTGCAGCTCACCCCGACCGAGCTGAGACTGCTGCTGGAACTGAGCCGCCGGCCCGGCCAGGCGCTCTCCCGGCAGCAGCTGCTGCGGCTGGTGTGGGAGCACGACTACCTGGGCGACTCACGCCTGGTGGACGCCTGTGTGCAGCGGCTGCGCGCCAAGGTGGAGGACGTGCCGTCCTCGCCGACCCTGATCCGTACCGTGCGGGGCGTGGGCTACCGGCTGGACAGTCCGCAGTGACCGAGCCCTCCGGGCGGGTGCGCGGCTGGGCTTCCGGCCTGTTCCGGCTGACGAGCCTGCGGCTGCGTCTCGTGTTCGTCTTCGCCCTGGTGGCGCTCACCGCCGCCGTGTCCGCCTCCGGCATCGCGTACTGGCTCAACCGGGACGCCGTGCTCACCCGCACCCAGAACGCCGCCCTCAACGACTTCCGCCAGTCGCTCGCCGACAACACCGGCTCACTGCCCATGCGCCCGCAGTGCGACCAGCTGCGGGACGCCGCCGAGCGCATGGCCGACAGCACCCAGCGGTACGAGGTCGTCCTCGTCGACCGGGACCGGGACGACAAGCCCTGTGCCGCGGTCTCCCGGGCGGGCGGTTTCACCCTGAAGGCGGTGCCGGAGCCGCTGCGGACGGCGGTCAACGAGGAGCGCCCGGCCGATGTGGGCGACGGGCTGCCCTACCACCTGTACTGGCAGCGGATCACCCTCGACGGCGACCCGTATCTGGTCGGCGGGGCGAAGGTGATCGGCGGCGGGCCCACCGGCTACATGCTGAAGTCGCTCACCACCGAGCGGGACGACCTCAACTCGCTGGCCTGGTCGCTGGGCATCGCCACGGCGCTGGCGCTGATCGGCTCGGCGCTGCTCGCCCAGGCCGCGGCCAGCACCGTGCTGCGGCCCGTGCAGCGGCTGGGGGACGCGGCGCGGCAGCTCGGCGAGGGCAAGCTCGACACCCGGCTGCAGGTCTCCGGCACGGACGAACTGGCCGATCTCTCCCGGACGTTCAACGGGGCCGCCGCCTCCCTGGAGCAACGGGTCGAGGAGCTGAGCGCGCGGGAGGCCGCCAGCCGCCGCTTCGTCGCCGACATGTCGCACGAGCTGCGCACCCCGCTGACCGCCATCACCGCCGTCACGGAGGTGCTGGAGGACGAGACCGACAACCTCGACCCGATGATCGCCCCCGCGGTGCGGCTGGTGGTGGACGAGACCCGGCGCCTCGGCGACCTCGTGGAGAACCTGATGGAGGTCACCCGCTTCGACGCGGGCACGGCCCGGCTGGTGCTCGACGACGTGGACGTGGCCGACATGGTCACCGCCTGCATCGACGCCCGCGCCTGGCTCGACGCGGTCGAACTCGACGCCGAACGCGGCATCGTGGCCCGCCTCGACCCGCGCCGGCTCGACGTCATCCTGGCCAACCTCATCGGCAACGCGCTCAAGCACGGCGGGTCGCCGGTACGGGTCACCGTCCGGCCCGAGGACTCCTGGCTGACCGTGGAGGTGCGGGACCACGGGCCGGGCATCCCCGAGGACGTCCTGCCGCACGTCTTCGACCGCTTCTACAAGGCGAGCGCGTCCCGGCCGCGCAGCGAGGGCAGCGGACTGGGCCTGTCCATCGCCCTGGAGAACGCGCACATCCACGGCGGCGACATCGCCGTCGCCAACCACCCCGACGGCGGGGCCGTGTTCCGGCTGCGCCTGCCGATGGACGCCGACGCCGCCGGCCCCGGAACGGACGAGCAGGGACAGGACACCGCGTGATACCCGCCGCCACCCCGACACCGGCACCCCCGCCGGCCACCGCTCCCCGCCGCCCGCGTCGCGGCCCGCTGACCGCCGCCCTGGCCGCCCTCGTCCTCGCGGGCGGCGCGGGCTGCGGCATCCGCGGCACCTCCGTGCCGGTGGACGCGGGCCCCGCCCCGTCCCGGGTGTCCTGTCAGGTCTCCGGCGACCCCACGCCCGTACCGGACTCCGGCAAGGAGGCCCCGGCCGACGTCTATCTGGTGTGCAGCGCCCAGATCATGCGGGTGCAGCGCGCCGTGCGGTACACGGACGGCCGGGCGGAGGAGGACCGGCTGCGCAGGGCGCGGGACCTGCTCGCGGAGCTCCAGACCCCGCCCTCCCGGGCCGAGGACGAGGGCGGGTTCTCCAGCGAGGTGCCCGACGGGCTGGAGGTCGCGGCACCCCGCGAGGGAGACCCCGGCAACGCGCTCCGGCTGAGCCGCATCCCGGACGAGCTCCCGGCGTACGCGCTCGCCCAGCTCGTCTGCACCTTCGCGGGCTCGGCGGCCGTCGCGGGCGACGACTCCGTCGTCCTCGGCGGACCGGACGGCGACCCGCTGAAGCGCTACCCGTGCACGGAGGAGCTGCGCGCCCGGCCGGAGGCCGCGCAGACGACGGGCGTACCGCTGGACTGACCGGGGGCCGGCGCGGGGCCGGGCCCTCCGCGGCGGGCGGCATGACCCGGTGTGACCGGGGCAACAGAACGGCCTCGTCCGGCCGCCGGAACCGCGCGGACCCGGCGCCGCGTCCTCCCCGGCGTGCAGCGCCATGGCTGCGGCGCCCGTGCCGCCTTCCGCTTCCGCGCGACGGGACTCGTCCTCCTGTTCGCCCACCTGCTGTACGTGGCATGGACCGCGCTGCGCCCGCCGGCGCTGCCCTGGGTGACCGCCGCCCATCTGCAGCCGCTGGCCACGGTCCGCGCCGAACTGGCGCTCGGGTTCTGGCCCGCCGTCCAGCACCTCGGCGGCGCCCTGCTGCTGCTGGCACCGCTGGGCGTCCTGCTGCCCTGGGCCGCCGGACGGCTGGAGGTGCCGCTGCTGTCCTCGCTCACCCGCACGGTCTTCACCGGCGTCATGGTGTCGCTCGGTCTGGCGCTGCTCCAGACCAATCTCTCGGGCCGCACGCTGGACGTGGACTCGCTGGTCCTGCACACGCTCGGCATCGCCCTGGCCCATCTGGCCCTGGTACCGACGCTCCGGGGGTGGCTGCGGCGGCTGTGCGAGCGGGCCGGCCGGGTGTCGCCGGCCGGACCCGCCTCCCCGGGACGCCCCGGCGGTCTCCCCGCGGAGGAGCCGTCTCAGGGTCCGGCCCTGAGGATTCCCCGGGTCGGTGCGGTCCCCTGGACGGATGTTTCATCCCCTTCGTGGGCATACGGTCGAGATATCGCACGACACACTCGACGGCTCACGAAGGAGTCCCCATGAGCGCCCTGGTCCGCCCTCGCGACAACCGCATGATCGGTGGGGTGTGTGCAGCGCTGGCACGGCGCTTCGGCACCACCCCGACCACGATGCGGGTGATCTTCCTGGCCTCCTGCCTGCTGCCGGGCCCGCAGTTCCTGCTCTACGTGGCGCTGTGGGCACTTCTGCCGTCCGAGAAGAGCCACGCGCAGCAGACCTGGTGACCCGCCCGGCGGGCCGGTTCCGGCCCGTCCGGCACGGCACCGGCACCGGAATCGACCCGGCGACACACATGAGAGGAGGGGGCGCGTACCCGTGAACCGGGTGCGCGCCCCCTCCTCGCCGTTCTGCGGTCGTTCCGCCGCCCTGCTGCCCCGCGGGCCGCCCGGTTCCGGGCGGGCGGCCCGGCGGGGTCAGAGCGACAGGCCTCCGAGCAGCCGGCCCAGCATGCCGTTCATGCCCTGGGCCCGGCTGTCCTGCGCGGGCAGGGTGCGGGGCGAGCCGGCCTGGCCCTGCGCGGAACGGGCCGGCGCGGCCTGACCCTGGGCCGGGCTCATGGGCGCGGCCTGACCCTGAGCGGGGCTCATGGGCGCGGCCTGGCCCTGGGCCGGGCTCATGGGCGCGGCCTGGCCCTGAGCGGGGCTCATGGGCGCGTTCATCCGGGGAGCCGAACCGGAGTCGCTGTGACCGGCGCGGTGCGCGGTGTCACGGCTCTCGGCGGCCCGCTGGTCACGGCCCTGGTCCGCGTAGGGGGATCCGTGGTGGCCACCCTGGTGGTGGTCGTGGTGACGGGCGTTGTGGTGCTCGCCCTTGTGGCCGTGGTGGTGCTTGCCCTGGTGGTGCTCACCCTTGTGGCCGTGGTGGTGCTTCCCCTTGTGGTGACCCTTGTGCCCCTTGTGGTGCTTCCCCTTGTCGTGCCCCTTGTGGTGCTTGCCCTTGTGGTGCTTGCCCTTGTCGTGGTGGCATCCGCCGCACTCCTGGCCGCTGCCGGTCCGGCTCTGGTCGCGGTCGCTCGCGGTGCGCTCGGCTCCGGTGGTCTCGTCCGCCATCAGGCCGGTGCTCTGCTGCGGGGCCTGGCGGGTGGTGGGCGCCATGGAGTCGACCGGCGTGGCCACGGCGGCGCCGGCACCGGCGACGGCGAAGCCGACACCGAGCACGGCGGCCCGGAAGATCCGGGAGGTTACCTGCTTCATCGACATACATCCTCTGCTGGGGGGAGGTGGAGCGAATCGGCGGACACACAGAAGCCTGTACGTACGCTCCGCTACCGAATGCATGCGCAAGGTAGCCACCCGCAGGGATGACCGCAATCAACGGCCGGGCGCGTCGCCCCCGCGGCCCCCGCATGTCCTCCGCCCGGCGGGGCGGGCCGCCGCCGAGCCGTCCCGCCCCGGCCGTGCGGCCCGCACGCCCCCTCAGCCCTGCGCGGCGCCGCCGCCCGTCTCGCGGAAGAGCCATTCGGACTTCAGCTCGGCATAGCCGGGCTTGATCACGTCATTGATCATGGCGAGCCGTTCGTCGAACGGGATGAAGGCGGACTTCATGGCGTTCACCGTGAACCACTGCATGTCGTCGAGGGTGTAGCCGAACGCCTCCACCAGCCGCTCGAACTCGGTGCTCATGCTCGTCCCGCTCATGAGCCGGTTGTCGGTGTTGACCGTGGCGCGGAAACCCAGCTCCCGCAGGACGCCGATGGGGTGCTCGCGGTACGACTCCGCGGCGCCCGTCTGGAGGTTGGAGGTCGGGCACAGCTCCAGCGGGACGCGCTTGTCACGGACGTAGGCCGCGAGCCGCCCGAGCTTCGCCGTGCCGTCCCCGGCGACCTGGATGTCGTCGATGATGCGGACACCGTGGCCGAGCCGGTCGGCGCCGCACCACTGGAGCGCCTGCCAGATGGACGGCAGGCCGAACGCCTCGCCCGCGTGGATGGTGAAGTGGTTGTTCTCCCGCTTGAGGTACTCGAAGGCGTCGAGGTGGCGGGTGGGCGGGAAGCCGGCCTCGGCGCCCGCGATGTCGAAGCCGACGACGCCCAGGTCGCGGTAGCGGTTGGCGAGTTCGGCGATCTCCAGGGAGCGGGCGGCGTGCCGCATCGCGG from the Streptomyces xinghaiensis S187 genome contains:
- a CDS encoding SigE family RNA polymerase sigma factor, with protein sequence MNTLHTGSTSAVVTRLHAAGRAFGRDRAESGAEKSGAVSGRGCARGAGRQSRQRTYLPVVDAVTAGKGGGSSRGSAAYGEARGERSTLPEAEFTAYVRERRASLYATAYHLTGDRYEAEDLLQSALFSTYRAWERISDKAAVGGYLRRTMTNLHISAWRRRKLNEYPTEELPETAGDHDAMRGTELRAVLWQALARLPELQRTMLVLRYYEGRTDPEIADILGISVGTVKSSIWRSLRRLRDDEALSFGRDREESFGELVA
- a CDS encoding ATP-binding protein; translated protein: MNRQPHPRAHVVLLTGPSGSGKSSLAARTGLPVLNLDDFYRETGDPALPGLPDGSGTDWDSPLSWDADAAVAAVGALCRTGRAAVPVYDIATSSRTGEVTLGLGDAPLFVAEGIFAADIIERCRAEGLLADALCLRGRPSTTFRRRLLRDLREGRKSVTVLLRRGWRLMRSERGIVARQSALGAHPCGRDEALARIGAAAARHRPAAGRTSAAATATGAASVPAPRPAPARSASPASPGR
- a CDS encoding VanZ family protein; this encodes MQRHGCGARAAFRFRATGLVLLFAHLLYVAWTALRPPALPWVTAAHLQPLATVRAELALGFWPAVQHLGGALLLLAPLGVLLPWAAGRLEVPLLSSLTRTVFTGVMVSLGLALLQTNLSGRTLDVDSLVLHTLGIALAHLALVPTLRGWLRRLCERAGRVSPAGPASPGRPGGLPAEEPSQGPALRIPRVGAVPWTDVSSPSWAYGRDIARHTRRLTKESP
- the afsQ1 gene encoding two-component system response regulator AfsQ1, which translates into the protein MPYLLLIEDDDAIRTALELSLSRQGHRVVAAATGEDGLKLLREQRPDLIVLDVMLPGIDGFEVCRRIRRTDQLPIILLTARSDDIDVVVGLESGADDYVVKPIQPRVLDARIRAVLRRGERENNDAATFGSLVIDRSAMTVTKNGEDLQLTPTELRLLLELSRRPGQALSRQQLLRLVWEHDYLGDSRLVDACVQRLRAKVEDVPSSPTLIRTVRGVGYRLDSPQ
- a CDS encoding aldehyde dehydrogenase family protein; protein product: MSDATANGATGAAGNTGRGAAARLSVLKTYKLFVGGKFPRSESGRVYEVADSKGNWLANAPLSSRKDARDAVVAARKAFPGWSGATAYNRGQILYRVAEMLEGRREQFTAEVAAAEGLSKAKAAARVDAAVDRWVWYAGWSDKVAQIAGAANPVAGPYFNLSTPGPTGVVAVLAPDTSSFLGLVSVIAPVIVTGNTAVVVASERAPLPALSLGEVLATSDLPGGVVNILSGRTAEIAAPLAAHQDVNAIDLAGADAALAKELETAAADNLKRVLRPQAGTDWAADPGTERLLAFLETKTVWHPMGV
- a CDS encoding PspC domain-containing protein; the protein is MSALVRPRDNRMIGGVCAALARRFGTTPTTMRVIFLASCLLPGPQFLLYVALWALLPSEKSHAQQTW
- a CDS encoding adenosine deaminase, whose translation is MTETTNQTRGRTPGADQIRRAPKVLLHDHLDGGLRPATVVELAREQGYEGLPETEPAALGRWFREAADSGSLERYLETFAHTCAVMQTREALFRVAAECAEDLAADGVVYAEVRYAPEQHLTGGLGLEEVVEAVNEGFREGERRARENGHRIRVGALLTAMRHAARSLEIAELANRYRDLGVVGFDIAGAEAGFPPTRHLDAFEYLKRENNHFTIHAGEAFGLPSIWQALQWCGADRLGHGVRIIDDIQVAGDGTAKLGRLAAYVRDKRVPLELCPTSNLQTGAAESYREHPIGVLRELGFRATVNTDNRLMSGTSMSTEFERLVEAFGYTLDDMQWFTVNAMKSAFIPFDERLAMINDVIKPGYAELKSEWLFRETGGGAAQG
- a CDS encoding sensor histidine kinase — encoded protein: MCAAAARQGGGRAVLADPDPYRAGRGLPAGQSAVTEPSGRVRGWASGLFRLTSLRLRLVFVFALVALTAAVSASGIAYWLNRDAVLTRTQNAALNDFRQSLADNTGSLPMRPQCDQLRDAAERMADSTQRYEVVLVDRDRDDKPCAAVSRAGGFTLKAVPEPLRTAVNEERPADVGDGLPYHLYWQRITLDGDPYLVGGAKVIGGGPTGYMLKSLTTERDDLNSLAWSLGIATALALIGSALLAQAAASTVLRPVQRLGDAARQLGEGKLDTRLQVSGTDELADLSRTFNGAAASLEQRVEELSAREAASRRFVADMSHELRTPLTAITAVTEVLEDETDNLDPMIAPAVRLVVDETRRLGDLVENLMEVTRFDAGTARLVLDDVDVADMVTACIDARAWLDAVELDAERGIVARLDPRRLDVILANLIGNALKHGGSPVRVTVRPEDSWLTVEVRDHGPGIPEDVLPHVFDRFYKASASRPRSEGSGLGLSIALENAHIHGGDIAVANHPDGGAVFRLRLPMDADAAGPGTDEQGQDTA